The segment TGCGGCGGAGCGACCTTCAGGTCCGCTGGCCCGTGATCCGGCGACTCGCTCGTGTGTCGGTCGGCGGCGTGGGACAGATGCTCGTGACCCAGGTCAGTTACATCGCCTCGATCCGGTTCCTGTCGGAGTTCGGGACGATCGCCCTCGCGGGCTACACGATGGCGATCCGGGTCGTCATCTTCATCATTCTCCCCGCCTGGGGTCTCGCGAACGCCGCCGCCACGCTCGTGGGCCAGAATCTCGGCGCCGGGAAGCCCGACCGCGCCGAGCGGGCCGTCTACCTCACCGGCTTCTGGAACATGCTGTTCATGGCCGTGGTGACGGTGGTCTTCGTGGCTTTCCCGGGGCCGATCCTTGCGCCGTTCGCCCCGGACCCGGAGACGCTCGACGTGGGCGTGCGCGCACTCCGGATCATCAGCTACGGGTACATCTTCTACGCCTGGGGCATGGTGACGATGCAGGCCTTCAACGGCGCGGGCGACACGGCGACGCCGACGTGGATCAACATCGGCGTGTTCTGGTTCTTCCAGCTTCCGGTCGCGGCGCTGCTCGCCTTCGTGATCGGGTGGGGCGAGACGGGCGTGTTCTGGTCGTTCGCGGTCGCCTACTCGCTGTCGGCCGTCGTCGGCCTCTGGATCTTCCGCCGCGGCCGCTGGAAGCAGAAGGTCGTGTAGCTTCCCCGGCCCCGGCCTGCTACGCGGAGCAGCGCGCCCGGCCTGCCGCTCCCTTCGACCGGAGGCCGATCACGACGCTCGCCTGCTGTCCCTCGGCGAGTTCCACCTCCCGCACTCTGAGGTCGAAGCCCCCGCAGAGGGCGGTGATCCGGTGCGTTCCCGGCGACAACCCCTCCAGCGAGAACCGGCCGGCTCGGTCGGTCGTGACGCGGACATCCGTGCCGGCCACCGTCACGCTGGCGGCCTCGAGCGGGTGTTCGGTGCGTTCGTTCACGACGACGCCCGTGATCCGCCCCGGCGAGGTCACGGTCACGGCGAGCCCTGCCTCGACGCCGGCCTCTGCAACGACCACCGAGGGCTGCCCCCTGTGCGGACCGTAGGCGGCCGTCAGTTCCAGGGCCACGTCGGCGGGGACTTCGCAAAGCCGGTATCGTCCGAGAGAGTCCGTGCGGACCACCGTCTCCACGCGTTCGAGGCCGCTGGGATCCCCGGGATTCGCGTAGGAGGCGAACACATGCGCGGCGGGCAGCCGGACTCGGGTCACTTCGTCCTCCACCAGGCCGTCCACCGCCACCTGGCCGGGCCGGCCGGCCGGGTCGCACAGCTCGACCTCGATCTTCGGTATCTCGGGTGTCTCCGCCGTCCAATTGGACCACAGGATGATCGCGCCGCAGGTCATGGAGGTCCCGTCCCAGGCGAAGAACGGTATCTTGCTACCGGGTTGGTACAACTCCGCCGCACCGAGGTCGTGTACCGAGAGCTCTTCCAGCAGCGTCGGGGGCGGCGCCTCCGGGGAACGGAAGGTTCCCCCCGGGTTCAGCGAGTACGACCTGCTCGTGCCCGAGCCGTCCGCCGCTCCGATGGCCCGCCGGTCGAGGTATACCGGGATCTGCGGACACCGCGGCAGAGGGGCGCGCATCTGGAGGGTGGACATGAAGTCGGCGAGACGCACGAAGCCCCGCTTGCTCGCTTCGATCCACTGCGGCTCGAAGTACGTTCCCCAACCTTCCTCCATCCGGTCGTAGAAGCCGGAC is part of the Candidatus Palauibacter scopulicola genome and harbors:
- a CDS encoding carboxypeptidase regulatory-like domain-containing protein; this encodes MTKGSLLLALATALAVGSAISSDALSAQEAVGIQGTVVDDGTGEPIDGATVRLADASGSARETITGPDGAFAFPGVAPGAYTLAVRRFGYELLSTPLEIGAQAPPRLDVRLTPQAIPLQPLEVGVEGRPPRLVESGFYDRMEEGWGTYFEPQWIEASKRGFVRLADFMSTLQMRAPLPRCPQIPVYLDRRAIGAADGSGTSRSYSLNPGGTFRSPEAPPPTLLEELSVHDLGAAELYQPGSKIPFFAWDGTSMTCGAIILWSNWTAETPEIPKIEVELCDPAGRPGQVAVDGLVEDEVTRVRLPAAHVFASYANPGDPSGLERVETVVRTDSLGRYRLCEVPADVALELTAAYGPHRGQPSVVVAEAGVEAGLAVTVTSPGRITGVVVNERTEHPLEAASVTVAGTDVRVTTDRAGRFSLEGLSPGTHRITALCGGFDLRVREVELAEGQQASVVIGLRSKGAAGRARCSA